Proteins from a single region of Gossypium arboreum isolate Shixiya-1 chromosome 1, ASM2569848v2, whole genome shotgun sequence:
- the LOC108482016 gene encoding adenine/guanine permease AZG2-like, whose protein sequence is MGIGLMGRLASSWQKMEMAVNDAVSKSIVGKYFKLEARKTCFTTELRAGTATFMTMAYIIAVNATILADSGGTCSRADCSVPANQTAASPDCMFKPNAGYEKCVSKTKSDLVVATVLSAMIGSFAMGMLANLPLGLAPGMGPNAYLAYNLVGYHGSGSMSYQTALAVVLVEACAFLVISGLGLRSKLARLIPDSVRLACATGIGLFIALVGLQIHQGVGLIGPDPSTLVTITACTTTDPFTGACIGGKMKSPTFWLAMAGFLITCYGLMKEVKGSMIYGILFITLISWIRGTAFTYFPETPLGDSNYNYFKKVVDFHKIESTAGAISFSHFNSRAVWVALATLLYVDLLATTGVLYTMAEIGGFVDDNGGFEGEYLAYIVDSSSTVVGSALGVSPVATYVESSAGMKEGGQTGLTAVVIAAYFFFSLFFTPLLTSVPPWAVGPSLVMVGVMMMKVVKDIKWGDVKEAVPAFVTMVLMPLTYSISNGIIGGVGVHVALSLYDLGLRLIKWLNQMRKMVRNGQNQVSVGAESMVEII, encoded by the coding sequence ATGGGGATCGGGTTAATGGGACGACTGGCAAGTTCATGGCAGAAGATGGAAATGGCTGTCAATGATGCAGTTTCTAAGAGCATCGTTGGAAAGTATTTCAAGCTTGAAGCAAGGAAAACGTGTTTCACAACGGAACTACGAGCTGGAACTGCTACCTTTATGACCATGGCTTATATCATTGCAGTTAACGCCACCATCCTAGCGGATTCCGGTGGCACCTGCTCGCGGGCCGATTGCTCGGTTCCGGCGAACCAAACTGCCGCTTCACCAGATTGCATGTTCAAGCCTAATGCAGGTTATGAAAAATGTGTCTCGAAAACCAAGAGTGACCTTGTGGTGGCCACTGTTTTATCAGCCATGATCGGGTCGTTTGCAATGGGGATGTTGGCCAACTTACCTCTGGGTTTGGCTCCTGGTATGGGTCCTAACGCTTACTTGGCTTATAACTTAGTAGGGTACCATGGATCAGGATCCATGTCATATCAAACTGCATTAGCTGTAGTTTTAGTCGAAGCCTGTGCTTTCCTCGTAATTTCTGGTTTAGGGCTTCGATCAAAACTAGCCAGGCTCATACCTGACTCAGTCAGGCTCGCTTGTGCTACCGGAATCGGCCTTTTCATTGCATTGGTGGGATTACAGATCCACCAGGGTGTAGGCCTGATCGGGCCTGATCCCTCAACCTTGGTCACTATCACCGCCTGCACCACCACAGACCCTTTTACAGGCGCTTGTATTGGGGGCAAGATGAAGAGCCCCACATTTTGGTTAGCCATGGCAGGGTTTTTAATAACTTGTTATGGGTTAATGAAGGAAGTTAAAGGAAGTATGATCTATGGGATTCTGTTTATTACGTTAATTTCATGGATTAGAGGCACTGCATTTACATATTTCCCTGAAACCCCACTTGGCGACTCTAATTACAATTATTTCAAGAAAGTTGTTGATTTCCATAAGATCGAGTCCACCGCCGGGGCCATCAGTTTCAGCCACTTCAATTCCAGGGCGGTTTGGGTGGCTTTGGCAACGTTGTTATATGTTGATTTGCTTGCCACAACTGGTGTTCTATATACAATGGCCGAAATTGGTGGGTTTGTGGATGATAATGGGGGATTTGAAGGAGAATATTTAGCATACATAGTTGATTCAAGCTCCACTGTAGTCGGATCGGCGTTGGGAGTCTCTCCTGTCGCCACCTACGTAGAGTCATCAGCGGGGATGAAAGAAGGCGGTCAGACGGGATTAACGGCGGTAGTCATCGCAGCGTATTTCTTCTTTTCGTTATTTTTCACACCGTTGTTGACCAGTGTTCCACCATGGGCAGTTGGGCCTTCACTGGTAATGGTTGGGGTGATGATGATGAAAGTGGTGAAAGACATAAAATGGGGAGACGTGAAAGAAGCAGTGCCAGCGTTTGTGAcaatggtgttaatgccattaaCTTACTCAATATCCAATGGGATTATTGGTGGAGTTGGGGTTCATGTTGCTCTTAGTTTATATGATTTAGGGTTGAGGTTGATTAAATGGTTGAACCAGATGAGAAAAATGGTGCGCAATGGACAAAATCAAGTCTCGGTTGGGGCAGAATCCATGGTCGAAATCAtttga
- the LOC108483779 gene encoding 26S proteasome non-ATPase regulatory subunit 6 homolog produces the protein MDTQDGTQQSQQLILAHNVFLLKHPDVSDIEKVRLRDEVLNSVQSNDMTSYYETLVTDEVLELDQSLLESMRAKNEEEIKKLDEKIADAEENLGESEVREAHLAKSLYYIRIGEKEKALEQLKLTESKTVAVGQKMDLVFYTLQIGLFYMDFDLISKSIDKAKNLFEGGGDWERKNRLKVYEGLYCMSTRNFKKAANLFLDSISTFTTYELFPYDTFIFYTVLTSIISLDRVSLKQKVVDAPEILTVIGKIPHLSEFLNSLYDCQYKSFFLAFAGLTEQIKLDRYLHPHFRFYMREVRTVVYSQFLESYKSVTTEAMAKAFGVTVEFIDMELSRFIAAGKLHCKIDKVAGVLETNRPDAKNALYQATIKQGDFLLNRIQKLSRVIDL, from the exons ATGGACACACAAGATGGAACTCAGCAGTCACAGCAACTCATCCTTGCTCACAACGTCTTCCTCCTCAAGCATCCAGACGTCTCTGACATTGAGAAGGTCCGTCTCAGGGATGAGGTCCTCAACTCGGTCCAATCCAATG ATATGACTTCATATTATGAAACCCTCGTTACTGATGAAGTGTTGGAGCTGGATCAGAGCCTTTTGGAATCGATGCGTGCCAAGAATGAGGAGGAGATTAAGAAGCTTGACGAGAA GATTGCTGATGCTGAAGAAAACTTAGGTGAAAGTGAAGTTCGAGAAGCACATTTAGCAAAATCCTTATATTACATTCGGATAGGTGAAAAG GAGAAAGCATTGGAGCAACTGAAGTTGACAGAAAGCAAGACAGTTGCTGTTGGCCAAAAGATGGACTTGGTTTTCTATACTTTGCAAATTGGCTTGTTCTATatggattttgatcttatttccAAGAGCATTGATAAAGCAAAAAA CTTGTTTGAAGGAGGGGGTGACTGGGAGAGGAAGAACCGTTTAAAGGTGTATGAAGGCTTGTATTGCATGTCCACTCGCAATTTTAAGAAAGCTGCCAATCTATTTTTGGATTCTATTTCAACCTTCACAACTTATGAACTTTTCCcttatgacacattcatattttaCACCGTGCTTACTAGCATCATATCATTGGATAGAGTTTCCCTGaaacaaaag GTGGTTGATGCTCCTGAAATCCTGACTGTGATTGGAAAAATTCCACATCTTTCGGAATTTTTAAACTCTCTATATGATTGCCAGTACAAATCTTTCTTCTTAGCCTTCG CTGGCCTGACGGAGCAGATAAAACTGGACCGATATTTGCATCCTCATTTCCGGTTTTACATGAGGGAAGTCAGAACTGTTGTTTACTCTCAATTTCTGGAATCCTACAAAAGTGTTACGACTGAAGCTATGGCAAAGGCTTTTGGAGTGACGGTGGAGTTCATTGATAT GGAGCTATCCCGTTTCATTGCAGCAGGGAAGCTTCATTGCAAGATTGACAAGGTTGCTGGTGTTCTCGAAACTAACCGCCCTGATGCGAAGAATGCTCTTTACCAAGCCACCATTAAACAAGGTGACTTCTTACTAAACCGGATCCAGAAGTTGTCACGCGTCATTGACCTATGA
- the LOC108483406 gene encoding transcription factor GTE10-like: MAPAIPIEYTGQKESGKCSFSRLMEKSRKHSKGRNSSSFSHDYKHAVETMGESEGFGSSRRIFTEMTVSEDSCARKRKCISLNADSYDNFGVPMQVLSLSKMSRRERKDMGLRLKMELEQVRVLQKKVGSFGTSVLLSPSTDNRSCSDGKKRPLLESVHQSVEVLSLQGKKRPLGGRNGACTKKNPSGCSESQKPAVAVSNSNAHLMKECETLLNRLMQHNFGWVFNSPVDVVKLNIPDYFTVIKRPMDLGTVKKRITSGHYSNPLDFAADIRLTFSNAMTYNPPGNDVNFMAKTLSKYFEVRWKAIEKKLPVTKNVDAVPSTAAAPIEGETKSNVLPLKKKKINPKDAMDKPEPIRQIMTDREKHNLSTELESLLGELPENIVDFLKEQSSCDGQMGEDEIEIDIDALSHETLYKLRKLLDDYLLEKQKNLAKAESCEMELLNESGFSNSSMQPCKGNDQVDEIIDIVGSSYRPVAIEKGSTHRNSRCSSSSGSSGESGSSSSDSDSAKASVPFSSTKENFESGTNMESKNGSVAVPDAGNQSLNELGQVELNSHDKSSAVEVQCHQEEESAPSERQVSPEKLYRAALLRNRFADTILKAREKALEKGEKGDPEKLRMEREELERRQREEKARLQAEAKAAEEARRKAEAEAAAEAKRKRELEREAARQALLQMEKTVDINENSQFIQDLEMRFADGEDCRSNPLEQLGLYMKEDDEDEEDEPPQSAPEPANDIDEGNLWGRSNPLEQLGLYIKVKDDKDEEAEAAPQTAQEPVNDVEDGEID, translated from the exons ATGGCACCAGCTATTCCCATAGAGTACACAGGACAGAAGGAATCTGGAAAGTGTTCATTTTCGAGATTGATGGAGAAGTCTAGGAAGCATTCTAAGGGACGGAATTCTTCTAGTTTCAGCCATGATTACAAGCATGCTGTTGAGACAATGGGTGAATCAGAAGGCTTTGGGAGTTCTAGACGGATTTTTACAGAGATGACGGTGTCAGAGGATTCTTGTGCACGGAAAAGGAAATGCATCAGTTTGAATGCCGATAGTTATGATAATTTTGGTGTCCCTATGCAAGTATTGTCTCTGTCTAAAATGTCACGACGGGAAAGAAAGGATATGGGATTGAGGCTAAAAATGGAGCTTGAACAGGTTCGGGTGCTGCAGAAGAAAGTTGGTTCTTTTGGTACAAGTGTTCTTTTATCACCATCTACTGATAACAGGAGTTGCAGTGATGGGAAGAAGAGGCCTCTCCTAGAGAGTGTGCATCAGTCAGTAGAAGTATTGAGTTTGCAGGGGAAGAAACGACCTCTTGGAGGACGTAATGGAGCCTGCACAAAAAAGAATCCATCTGGATGTTCTGAATCTCAGAAGCCTGCTGTGGCAGTGAGTAATTCAAATGCTCATTTGATGAAGGAATGTGAGACTTTGCTTAACCGTTTGATGCAACATAATTTTGGTTGGGTTTTTAACAGCCCTGTTGACGTAGTGAAGTTGAACATTCCAGATTATTTTACTGTCATTAAGCGCCCCATGGATTTGGGCACTGTGAAGAAGAGGATAACTTCAGGGCACTATTCAAATCCTTTGGACTTTGCTGCAGATATTCGCCTTACATTTTCTAATGCAATGACATATAACCCACCTGGAAATGATGTCAACTTCATGGCCAAGACACTAAGTAAATATTTTGAAGTAAGATGGAAAGCTATAGAAAAGAAGCTTCCTGTAACGAAAAATGTTGATGCTGTGCCTTCAACAGCAGCTGCACCTATAGAAGGTGAAACGAAAAGTAATGTTTTacctttgaaaaagaaaaaaattaacccAAAAGATGCTATGGACAAGCCAGAGCCCATCAGACAAATCATGACCGATCGGGAGAAGCATAATTTGAGCACAGAATTAGAGTCTTTGTTGGGAGAATTACCTGAAAACATTGTTGACTTTCTTAAAGAGCAGAGTTCTTGTGATGGTCAAATGGGTGAGGATGAGATTGAGATCGATATTGATGCTCTAAGTCATGAAACATTGTACAAATTGCGTAAACTTTTGGATGATTATTTGCTGGAGAAGCAGAAAAACCTGGCAAAAGCTGAATCCTGTGAAATGGAG CTTCTTAATGAGTCAGGGTTTAGCAATTCATCAATGCAGCCGTGTAAAG GTAATGATCAAGTTGATGAGATCATAGATATAGTTGGTAGCAGTTACCGTCCAGTAGCAATAGAGAAGGGGTCAACCCATAGAAATAGCAGATGCAGTAGTTCCAGTGGATCCAGTGGTGAATCAGGCTCTTCTTCTAGTG ATTCAGATTCTGCTAAGGCTTCTGTTCCATTTAGTTCTACAAAG gaaaattttgaatcaGGAACAAATATGGAGTCAAAGAACGGAAGTGTTGCTGTTCCTGATGCTGGAAATC AGTCTTTAAATGAGTTGGGTCAAGTTGAGCTAAACTCTCATGATAAGTCTAGTGCTGTTGAGGTACAATGCCACCAAGAGG AGGAGAGTGCTCCATCTGAGAGGCAAGTCTCCCCCGAAAAGCTCTATCGTGCAGCTTTATTGAGGAACCGTTTTGCTGACACCATATTAAAAGCTCGAGAAAAGGCGCTTGAAAAG GGTGAGAAGGGTGATCCTGAGAAACTGAGGATGGAGAGGGAGGAACTTGAGAGGCGACAGAGAGAAG AAAAAGCGCGATTACAAGCAGAGGCTAAGGCTGCTGAAGAGGCTAGGAGAAAAGCAGAAGCAGAAGCTGCTGCTGAAGCCAAAAGGAAGAGGGAGCTGGAGAGAGAAGCTGCACGTCAAGCACTCTTACAG ATGGAGAAGACAGTGGATATCAATGAGAACAGTCAATTTATACAAGATTTAGAAATGCGGTTCGCAGATGGAGAAGACTGTAGAAGTAATCCCCTTGAACAGCTAGGATTATACATGAAGGAAGATGATGAGGATGAAGAAGATGAACCTCCCCAAAGTGCTCCAGAGCCAGCAAACgatatagatgaaggaaatctcTGGGGAAGAAGTAATCCCCTTGAACAACTAGGATTATACATTAAGGTCAAAGATGACAAGGATGAAGAAGCAGAAGCAGCTCCTCAAACTGCTCAGGAGCCAGTAAATGATGTAGAGGATGGAGAAATTGATTGA